In one window of Maniola hyperantus chromosome 18, iAphHyp1.2, whole genome shotgun sequence DNA:
- the LOC138403578 gene encoding uncharacterized protein, translating into MADSNKHISLLVGSGLEPKSHPGTQASSMDGAQGPGCPIVSGGGNDPHLKTTTPANPILDMSALAAAIPAPASASAWTLVAPKKKKKGKRTDRRTKQQMDTHADGQTDTGNNRPTDTRKVEGGKRKEPDCPTAGTGDLAGGSKGGSEGRPPLSGGRPLVDTRATPGCFAGGHASGQVSASDRNPHATGESSTTTGGAGQTVVMDRGNDGGHTDPKGNPIRTRGATGPDGSNTARPPTTTTTTTTTTTTKPDSDNIQKAPNPPNKRAHPRFRKRNRGTTQPDRQNNPGPSSSSQPNNKRNRLDDTISPRGEYKRPRTDHKPHRDAKDNYAKAVQSHLSVAVTTTPRADLTQAEANTIQGLIQKAIFAACIEPLAPGQTRYAPAFEGKAFLSEGVLKMWCHDDQALSWLKNVVPNLTSPKSGTKLTVIQQTEIPIRVRSGLYVPGYDGEIGQLHQVLSHQNPWYKVSQWVLFSYSRTTSSPPGVFLILGIPNEELPTILERGRKVAYSTGTIYIRFFTDEGLSDVPPGHNLEPENREEPDVGGDMDVDELTSQLPATPEPSVSTILNNIEEMLADSRTNLIQPREKKATQDALEETAPAEQPPAQRATEK; encoded by the coding sequence ATGGCGGACTCGAATAAACATATTAGTCTCCTGGTGGGTAGCGGCTTAGAGCCCAAATCCCACCCTGGCACCCAGGCGTCGTCCATGGACGGCGCCCAGGGCCCAGGCTGCCCCATCGTATCAGGAGGGGGCAACGACCCGCACCTTAAAACAACGACCCCAGCAAACCCCATATTGGACATGTCCGCCCTAGCCGCAGCGATCCCGGCACCTGCCAGCGCAAGTGCATGGACGCTCGTGGCtccaaaaaagaagaaaaagggaaaaaggacagaccgacggacaaaACAGCAAATGGATACACacgcggacggacagacggacacaggAAACAACCGACCGACTGACACTAGGAAGGTCGAAGGCGGGAAGCGGAAAGAACCCGACTGCCCAACCGCGGGTACCGGCGACTTGGCCGGGGGAAGCAAGGGAGGAAGCGAAGGGCGGCCCCCACTAAGTGGAGGACGCCCCCTCGTGGACACCCGCGCAACCCCTGGCTGTTTCGCCGGTGGACATGCGAGCGGGCAGGTATCGGCCTCTGACCGCAACCCACATGCCACGGGAGAGTCGAGCACCACCACCGGCGGGGCTGGGCAAACCGTGGTCATGGACAGGGGGAACGATGGCGGTCACACTGACCCCAAAGGGAACCCAATCCGGACGCGGGGCGCAACGGGCCCCGACGGTTCCAACACCGCTCGACCCCCAACAACAACaacgacaacaacaacaacaacaacaaccaaaCCAGACAGTGACAACATACAAAAAGCCCCCAACCCACCTAACAAGCGGGCTCACCCCCGCTTTAGGAAGCGGAACAGGGGAACGACAcaaccagacagacagaacaaCCCCGGACCGTCGTCGTCAAGTCAACCTAACAACAAAAGGAACAGACTTGACGACACGATATCACCCAGAGGGGAATACAAACGTCCACGAACAGACCACAAACCACACCGAGACGCGAAGGACAACTACGCGAAAGCCGTCCAATCGCACTTGAGTGTGGCTGTGACGACTACCCCTAGAGCTGACCTAACCCAAGCTGAGGCGAACACCATACAGGGTCTGATACAGAAGGCGATTTTCGCGGCCTGTATCGAACCCTTGGCGCCAGGCCAAACCCGATACGCCCCGGCGTTTGAAGGTAAAGCCTTCCTCAGCGAGGGTGTTCTAAAAATGTGGTGCCACGACGACCAAGCGCTTAGCTGGCTCAAGAACGTGGTACCAAATTTAACATCACCCAAGAGCGGAACAAAACTCACTGTGATACAACAGACCGAAATACCAATTAGGGTAAGGTCGGGGCTATACGTCCCGGGCTACGACGGGGAGATAGGCCAACTACATCAAGTCCTATCTCACCAAAACCCGTGGTACAAGGTGTCACAGTGGGTTTTGTTCAGCTACTCGCGAACAACCAGCAGCCCTCCTGGTGTGTTCCTGATACTAGGAATTCCCAACGAGGAGCTGCCAACGATCCTGGAGCGCGGCAGGAAGGTCGCCTACTCCACGGGCACTATCTACATCAGGTTCTTCACGGATGAAGGACTAAGTGATGTACCGCCCGGGCATAACTTAGAGCCTGAAAACCGAGAGGAGCCTGATGTGGGTGGTGACATGGATGTGGATGAACTAACCAGCCAGCTCCCTGCAACACCTGAGCCCTCCGTTAGCACAATCCTCAACAACATCGAGGAAATGCTAGCGGACTCCCGGACGAACCTTATACAACCCCGGGAGAAAAAGGCTACGCAAGACGCTTTAGAGGAAACTGCCCCTGCCGAACAACCCCCGGCACAGAGGGCGACGGAGAAATAA